GTTGGCATTTAAACCCCCACACAAGCCTTTATCGGTGGTGATCAAAATGAAACCTGCACGTTTTACTTCTTTATGCGGTTCCAAAAACCTGATACCGTGATCCGAATGGGTTTGTGCCAAATGGCTCATTACCAAACGCACTTTTTCAGCGTACGGACGCGCCAAGCGCATCCGTTCTTGAGTCTTCCGCATTTTAGAGGTTGACACCATCTGCATCGCCTTAGTGATCTTTTGGGTATTCTGAACACTGCGAATTTTGGTGAGAATCTCTTTTCCTACTGCCATTTCAGACTCCTTTCATCTTTCTTTGGGAATGCTTACGCGTAACTGTAAGAAGATTTAAAGGATTTCATCGCCTGAGTCAGCACCTGTTCATTTTCATCAGACATGGCACCCGAGTGGTTAATAGCATCTAAAACATCGGGATGCTGGGTTCTCACATAGCTCAAAAAGTCCACTTCGAAAGCTAATGCTTTAGAAACAGGGACATCTGAGTAGGAACCGTTGTTAATCGCCCACAGAGTCAAAGCCATTTCGGCGGTATTAAGGGTGCTGAATTGTTTCTGTTTCATCAATTCAGTTACCACCTCACCGTGTTGCAGTTGTTTGCGGGTTGCCTCATCCAAATCAGAAGCAAACTGTGAGAATGCCGCCAATTCACGGTACTGAGCCAACGCCAAACGAATACCGCCACCCAGTTTCTTAATGACTTTGGTTTGTGCCGCACCGCCTACCCGCGATACAGAAATACCTGCGTTAATTGCAGGACGGATACCTGAGTTGAACAAATCGGTTTCCAAGAAGATTTGGCCGTCTGTAATGGAAATAACATTGGTCGGAACAAATGCAGATACATCCCCTGCCTGAGTTTCAATAATCGGTAACGCAGTTAATGAACCGGTTTTACCTTTTACCTCTCCATCGGTCAGGCGTTCGACTTCATCGGCATTTATACGGGCTGCACGCTCCAGCAATCGGCTGTGCAGGTAGAATACATCGCCCGGATAAGCTTCACGGCCGGGAGGGCGGCGCAACAGCAAAGAGATCTGACGATAGGCAACTGCCTGTTTAGACAAATCGTCATATACAATCAGCGCATCTTCACCACGGTCGCGGAAAAACTCACCCATCGTGCAACCGGCATACGGCGCAATAAATTGCAATGCCGCCGCTTCTGATGCAGTGGCTGCAACAACAATCGTGTGTTCCAGCGCACCATATTCTTCCAATTTTCGTACTACATTGGCAATGGAAGACGCTTTTTGACCCACTGCAACATAAATACAGATAACGCCTGTGCCTTTTTGATTAACGATAGCATCTAACGCAACGGCTGTTTTACCGGTTTGACGGTCACCAATAATCAATTCGCGCTGACCCCTGCCAATAGGTACCATTGAGTCAATGGATTTCAAACCTGTTTGCATGGGCTGGTCTACCGATTGGCGTGCAATTACACCGGGCGCAATTTTTTCAATCGGAGCGGTTAACGCTGTATTAATCGGACCTTTGCCATCAATGGGTTGGCCCAACGCATTCACAACACGGCCTACCAACTCACGACCGATAGGCACCTCCAAAATACGACCGGTGCATTTAACTTCATCACCTTCTTTAATATGCCCATATTCACCCAACACCACAGCACCAACGGAGTCGCGCTCCAAGTTCATTGCCAAGCCGAAAGTGTTATCGGGAAACTCAAGCATTTCACCTTGCATAACGTCCGATAAGCCGTGAATGCGGACAATACCATCGGTTACGGAAATAACGGTTCCGCGGGTGCGGATCTCTGCGTTTACCGATAGATTTTCGATTTTGGCTTTAATCAAATCGCTAATTTCAGCAGGATTAAGCTGCATGAAAACTCTCCTAATTTGTCATAGCCGCATACAAGGCATTTAATTTACCCTGCAACGACAAATCCAGTACTTGGTCACCAATTTCCACTTTGACTCCGCCAATCAACTCAGGATCCACTTCGGTAATTGTTTTCAAATTGATACCGAAACGTTTTTGCAAGTCGGCTGTCAAATCTTCCAACTGGGCATCATTCAGCGGGTAAGCGCTATAAATAACAGCCTGTTTGGTGTGATTCAGTGCCAAGGTTAAGTCTTGAAATTGTGCATAAACTTCAGGGAGAATCTGTAAGCGCTTTTGTTCGGCAAGCACCGATACAAAATTTTTCAGATTGGGGTTGCTCAAACCTACCAAATCAACCAGCATTTCCACTTTCTCGGAAGCACTTTTGCCAGATTGTCCGATAAATGCCGCAACTTTTTCCTGTTGCACAACAGATGCCAATGCTTTCAGGCCGCCCAACCAAGACTCTATTTGGTTATTCTCTTTAGCCAAACCAAACAATGCTTTTGTATAAGGTCTAGCAATTGTTGCGAACTCAGCCATAAGATTACAGCTCCTGTTTCAGGGCACCGAGCATTTGTGCGTGCTTGTCTGCATTAACTTCGCTACGCAAAATGGATTCGGCACCTTTAACGGCCAATGCAGCAACCTGCTCGCGCAAAACTTCGCGTGCACGGTTGGCTTCCTGCTCCACATCAGCCTTTGCCTGAGCTGCAATACGGGCAGCTTCGTGAGCAGCCTGCTCCTTGGCTTCTTCTACGATTTTGGCTGCACGTTTTTCGGCGTTGGCCACTATTTCGGCAACCTGGCTACGCCCATCGGCCAAGAGTTCTGCAACTTTCTTTTCTGCCTGCTCAAAATCGCTTTTACCACGCTCGGCAGCCGCCAAGCCCTCGGCAATTTTGTCGGCGCGCTCGTCTAACGCTTTTGCGATTGGCGGCCACACAAATTTCATGGTAAACCATACCAAACCGAAAAAGACGATTAGCTGCGCGAATAAGGTTGCATTGATATTCACTTTACTTAACCTTCGTATTAGGGTTAATCAAACAAACGGGGGTCATCTGCATAAAAGCAGTTTGCCGTTAGGATTAGCCTGCAAACGGGTTAACGAAAGCAAACAGCAAGGCAATGGCCACACCGATCAAGAATGCAGCATCAATCAAACCGGCAATCAGGAACAACTTGGTTTGCAGCGGGCCGATCAACTCAGGCTGGCGGGCAGAAGATTCCAAATATTTAGAGCCCACCATGGCGATGCCGATGGATGCACCCAACGCACCCAAAGCAACAATCAGACCACATGCAATAGCAATCAAACCCATTTTAAAACTCCTTAATAAAAACAAAGGTTACAAACCACGTTGAAAAACTACTTATTTACTTGCTTAAAAAGCAACAAGCTATTTCGAATCAGTGTGCGTCATGCGCCTGGCCGATATACACAAAAGCCAAAGCCATAAAGATAAACGCTTGAAGAGTAATAACCAAAATATGGAAAATAGCCCATACCATACCGGCGAGTATATGAAATACGAACATAACCGGATCCATCACGCCGATGCTGCCCGCCGACACAGCCCAAGCACCACCCAGCAGCGCAATCAGCAGAAACACCAGTTCGCCTGCATACATATTGCCGAACAACCGCATACCGTGCGACACAGTTTTAGACAAAAATTCCACGATATTCAAAATAAAGTTGGCAGGAGCCAGCCACGGGCCG
This genomic interval from Neisseria musculi contains the following:
- the atpE gene encoding F0F1 ATP synthase subunit C, with the translated sequence MGLIAIACGLIVALGALGASIGIAMVGSKYLESSARQPELIGPLQTKLFLIAGLIDAAFLIGVAIALLFAFVNPFAG
- a CDS encoding F0F1 ATP synthase subunit B; translation: MNINATLFAQLIVFFGLVWFTMKFVWPPIAKALDERADKIAEGLAAAERGKSDFEQAEKKVAELLADGRSQVAEIVANAEKRAAKIVEEAKEQAAHEAARIAAQAKADVEQEANRAREVLREQVAALAVKGAESILRSEVNADKHAQMLGALKQEL
- the atpA gene encoding F0F1 ATP synthase subunit alpha; translation: MQLNPAEISDLIKAKIENLSVNAEIRTRGTVISVTDGIVRIHGLSDVMQGEMLEFPDNTFGLAMNLERDSVGAVVLGEYGHIKEGDEVKCTGRILEVPIGRELVGRVVNALGQPIDGKGPINTALTAPIEKIAPGVIARQSVDQPMQTGLKSIDSMVPIGRGQRELIIGDRQTGKTAVALDAIVNQKGTGVICIYVAVGQKASSIANVVRKLEEYGALEHTIVVAATASEAAALQFIAPYAGCTMGEFFRDRGEDALIVYDDLSKQAVAYRQISLLLRRPPGREAYPGDVFYLHSRLLERAARINADEVERLTDGEVKGKTGSLTALPIIETQAGDVSAFVPTNVISITDGQIFLETDLFNSGIRPAINAGISVSRVGGAAQTKVIKKLGGGIRLALAQYRELAAFSQFASDLDEATRKQLQHGEVVTELMKQKQFSTLNTAEMALTLWAINNGSYSDVPVSKALAFEVDFLSYVRTQHPDVLDAINHSGAMSDENEQVLTQAMKSFKSSYSYA
- a CDS encoding F0F1 ATP synthase subunit delta, with product MAEFATIARPYTKALFGLAKENNQIESWLGGLKALASVVQQEKVAAFIGQSGKSASEKVEMLVDLVGLSNPNLKNFVSVLAEQKRLQILPEVYAQFQDLTLALNHTKQAVIYSAYPLNDAQLEDLTADLQKRFGINLKTITEVDPELIGGVKVEIGDQVLDLSLQGKLNALYAAMTN